In one window of Planctomycetaceae bacterium DNA:
- a CDS encoding YkgJ family cysteine cluster protein, whose amino-acid sequence MTREKLPPGEVLCSYCTARCCRYFALGIDSPTTWADFDNMRWYMMHGAVSVFVDDDTWYLLVQGDCKHLQEDNLCGAYETRPEICRKYTTDNCEYDDDGLYDQFFETPEQLWEYAHAVLPAKPRRKPGDPVSLTVL is encoded by the coding sequence ATGACACGTGAAAAATTGCCACCGGGTGAGGTGTTGTGTTCGTACTGTACTGCCCGGTGTTGTCGATATTTTGCTCTTGGCATCGACAGCCCGACGACATGGGCAGATTTCGACAACATGAGATGGTACATGATGCATGGAGCTGTGTCAGTCTTTGTGGACGACGACACGTGGTATCTGCTTGTTCAGGGTGATTGCAAACATCTGCAGGAAGACAACCTGTGCGGCGCCTATGAAACGCGTCCGGAAATCTGTCGAAAGTACACCACTGACAACTGCGAATACGATGACGATGGACTGTACGACCAGTTCTTTGAAACTCCCGAACAGTTATGGGAGTACGCACACGCCGTTCTGCCAGCAAAGCCACGACGCAAACCCGGTGACCCGGTCAGCCTGACCGTTCTGTGA
- the hisS gene encoding histidine--tRNA ligase, whose protein sequence is MTSSNARKIKPQTLRGFRDFLPDQMMAREHLIDTARAVYRSYGFAPIDTPALEYAEVLLGKGGEESDKQVFRFMDQGDRDVAMRFDLTVPLARFAAQHAQELGTPFRRYHIGPVWRGERPARGRFREFMQCDFDTIGTKSNTADIETLFVINDLIERIGFERFTIRINNRCVLNGLLEKNGVMEHAVGILRALDKLDKIGRDAVVTEMVEKVGITEQQAGQVLDMAQLQGSPDEIMSALEIMLAGSATGEPGLANLRELFSAAKACGLPAERVSLDVSIARGLDYYTGTIYETLLGDLPGIGSICSGGRYDNLAELFTSQQLPGVGASLGLDRMLAAMDELGMTRKATTPAPVLVTMFDEACSASYLAMGRQLRQAGIGAEVYPEAKGIGKQMKYADKKGFQIALIAGADEFAAGQWQIRNLADGSQSACDSDSVVSTVQTMLIESPQDRRH, encoded by the coding sequence ATGACCAGTTCAAACGCTCGAAAAATCAAACCACAAACTCTCCGCGGATTTCGTGACTTTCTGCCCGACCAGATGATGGCTCGTGAACATCTGATTGATACAGCCCGGGCTGTGTATCGCAGCTACGGATTCGCTCCCATTGACACCCCTGCGCTGGAATACGCCGAAGTCCTGCTTGGCAAGGGAGGCGAAGAATCAGACAAGCAGGTGTTCAGATTTATGGATCAGGGCGATCGCGATGTCGCGATGCGTTTTGACCTGACGGTGCCTCTCGCGCGGTTCGCAGCTCAGCACGCCCAGGAACTGGGAACTCCGTTTCGTCGTTACCACATCGGTCCAGTCTGGCGCGGCGAACGACCCGCCCGCGGACGCTTTCGGGAATTTATGCAGTGCGACTTCGATACGATCGGAACGAAAAGTAACACCGCAGACATTGAAACGCTGTTCGTCATCAACGATTTGATCGAACGGATTGGATTCGAACGCTTCACCATTCGTATCAATAATCGCTGCGTACTGAATGGGCTGCTCGAGAAGAATGGGGTGATGGAACATGCCGTCGGTATCCTGCGGGCACTCGACAAACTGGACAAGATCGGTCGAGACGCGGTTGTCACCGAAATGGTTGAGAAAGTGGGTATCACAGAACAGCAGGCCGGTCAGGTCCTCGACATGGCACAACTGCAGGGGTCACCCGATGAGATCATGTCGGCTCTGGAAATTATGCTGGCTGGCAGCGCGACGGGCGAACCAGGACTGGCAAATCTGAGAGAATTGTTCAGTGCTGCAAAAGCGTGCGGGCTTCCCGCCGAACGTGTTTCACTGGATGTATCAATCGCACGAGGTCTGGACTATTACACCGGAACAATTTACGAAACATTGCTGGGTGACTTGCCCGGCATCGGTTCGATCTGCTCTGGCGGTCGATACGATAATCTTGCCGAACTGTTTACTTCGCAACAACTGCCGGGAGTGGGAGCCAGCCTCGGACTGGACCGTATGCTGGCGGCCATGGACGAGCTGGGAATGACTCGCAAAGCGACAACCCCGGCCCCCGTTCTGGTGACAATGTTTGATGAAGCCTGTTCAGCCTCGTACCTGGCCATGGGGCGACAACTTCGTCAGGCGGGTATTGGCGCAGAAGTGTATCCTGAAGCAAAAGGCATCGGCAAACAGATGAAGTACGCCGACAAGAAGGGATTTCAAATCGCCCTGATTGCTGGTGCAGATGAATTTGCCGCCGGACAATGGCAGATTCGGAATCTGGCGGATGGTTCACAGTCGGCATGTGACTCAGACAGCGTTGTCAGCACCGTCCAGACGATGCTGATAGAGTCTCCGCAGGATCGCCGTCACTGA
- the mfd gene encoding transcription-repair coupling factor, which translates to MSIDGLQQVPVSLAELATLIGALPGFPDVTASLTAGNSAAINGAWGSSCALSVSALAAHCPHHTLVVVLPTIRDAEEFADELSDLTTRTVRLFPAWESLPTEHDLSDSTFAARMSTVRRLTEGVADDESAMIVVTCLPALLQPVPSRKMIAEATRTICVGDELNLGEFTDWLMERGFERVTAVELPGEFSIHGGILDIFPPAESDPFRIELFGDEIESIRSFDVESQRRLHDLSSIPLTATRPIQSTTETPSESASAASILQDGESLIDAMPAFSIVVLSDMQQSISEGRLYLQRLASPVGLFGVDATMARLVEFPSVTIDALGADSYETTCHLKIEQLERFSGSRQDALNELTELLSPEDQVLLCCHNAAEQQRLRELVEEAEKNVPLGLSPRLNLCVGRLRRGFRMLLPSGGLVVLSDNELFSRAQVRTIAPKKRRTPDSRAIDTFLDLRDGDLVVHVSHGIARYRGMTMVDSETQKEEHLLLEFRDNVVVYVPVSLIHLVQKYIGPAKTTPELSRFGGTAWTRKKEQVADAVMDMAADMLNLQAQRASKPGLQCKPDSHMQQEYEQAFPYPETPDQLTAIIDFKGDMESPRPMDRLICGDVGFGKTEVAMRAVFKAVDNGRQAAVLVPTTVLAEQHYRTFTQRMAEFPINIEMLSRFRSAAEQKKIIEKVAAGEIDVLIGTHRLVSKDVKFKDLGLLVIDEEQKFGVKVKDRLKHLRLEVDVLTLTATPIPRTLHMSLLGIRDISNLTTPPRDRMPIETRVGRFDESLIRSAIMRELNRGGQVYFVHNRVNDIQIIADRIKAIVPEATLTIAHGQMKEDELECAMLDFVGGRADILLATTIIESGLDIPNANTMFIHQADIYGLADMHQLRGRVGRDRHRAYCYLLLEEGKAVTPKATRRLKAIEEYSELGAGFRIAMRDLEIRGAGNILGTEQSGNIAAVGYELYCQLLENAVRSAKKQPLRYQRHVKIELPVAAYIPDKYVSEPRLKIEVYRRLSQANRLDQLSELEEELRDRFGPIPTPTRRMINLRELNLRALAWGLENIHVQEGYAILRYRKSKLIHMLSHLHRGHLKVVDTHDAYWPLDANEQDGPAVLDELLEAFKVAEPPMPD; encoded by the coding sequence ATGTCTATCGACGGCTTACAGCAGGTCCCTGTTTCGCTTGCTGAACTGGCCACGCTGATAGGCGCACTTCCTGGCTTTCCGGATGTCACCGCATCGCTGACTGCCGGAAACAGTGCCGCCATCAACGGAGCCTGGGGCTCTTCCTGCGCGCTGAGCGTATCCGCTTTGGCCGCCCATTGCCCCCATCATACGCTTGTGGTTGTCCTTCCCACGATTCGCGATGCTGAAGAGTTCGCAGACGAACTCAGCGATCTGACCACCCGCACCGTTCGTCTGTTCCCTGCCTGGGAATCTCTGCCAACGGAGCATGATCTCAGCGACAGCACCTTCGCTGCTCGCATGAGTACGGTACGACGGTTGACCGAAGGCGTGGCAGATGACGAATCGGCCATGATCGTGGTCACCTGTCTGCCGGCATTGCTGCAGCCGGTTCCATCGCGGAAAATGATTGCAGAAGCGACGCGCACGATCTGTGTCGGAGATGAGCTTAATCTGGGGGAATTCACCGACTGGCTGATGGAGCGGGGGTTCGAACGCGTCACCGCTGTGGAACTGCCGGGCGAATTCAGCATCCACGGCGGAATTCTGGATATCTTCCCGCCAGCCGAATCCGACCCGTTTCGAATTGAGTTGTTTGGCGACGAGATTGAATCAATCCGCAGCTTCGATGTGGAGTCTCAGCGACGACTGCATGATCTCTCGAGTATCCCGCTGACAGCCACGCGGCCCATCCAGAGCACGACTGAAACGCCCAGCGAGTCTGCTTCAGCGGCTTCAATCCTTCAGGACGGTGAAAGCCTGATTGATGCAATGCCCGCGTTCAGTATTGTTGTGCTGAGCGACATGCAGCAATCCATCAGCGAAGGCAGGCTCTACCTGCAGCGTCTGGCGAGCCCGGTTGGGCTTTTTGGTGTCGACGCCACGATGGCTCGACTGGTCGAATTCCCCTCAGTCACAATCGATGCACTTGGCGCAGACAGCTACGAAACGACCTGTCATCTGAAGATTGAGCAGCTCGAACGATTCTCCGGCAGCCGACAGGATGCCCTGAATGAACTGACGGAACTCCTGTCTCCGGAAGATCAGGTGCTTCTTTGTTGCCACAACGCAGCCGAACAGCAGCGACTGCGTGAGCTCGTCGAAGAAGCCGAAAAAAACGTTCCATTAGGTCTCAGCCCGCGTCTGAACCTTTGCGTTGGCCGACTTCGCCGCGGCTTCCGCATGTTGCTGCCATCCGGTGGACTGGTCGTTCTCAGCGATAACGAATTGTTCTCGCGCGCTCAGGTCAGAACCATCGCCCCGAAGAAGCGGCGCACTCCTGACTCACGAGCCATTGACACATTTCTGGATCTGCGCGACGGAGATCTGGTTGTCCATGTATCGCACGGTATCGCCCGATATCGCGGGATGACCATGGTCGATAGTGAGACGCAGAAAGAAGAGCACCTGCTGCTGGAATTTCGGGACAATGTCGTTGTTTACGTTCCGGTATCGCTGATCCATCTCGTTCAGAAATACATTGGACCAGCCAAGACAACACCCGAACTTTCCAGATTTGGCGGAACAGCCTGGACCCGGAAGAAAGAGCAGGTGGCCGATGCCGTCATGGATATGGCGGCCGACATGCTCAACCTGCAGGCTCAGCGCGCATCGAAACCCGGACTGCAGTGCAAGCCGGATTCGCATATGCAGCAGGAATACGAACAGGCATTTCCCTATCCGGAAACTCCGGACCAGCTGACGGCCATCATCGACTTCAAAGGCGATATGGAAAGTCCGCGTCCCATGGATCGGCTGATCTGTGGAGACGTTGGGTTTGGCAAGACGGAAGTCGCAATGCGTGCCGTCTTCAAAGCTGTTGATAATGGGCGGCAGGCGGCCGTTCTGGTGCCGACCACAGTTCTGGCCGAACAGCACTATCGAACGTTTACTCAGCGGATGGCCGAGTTTCCGATCAATATCGAAATGCTGTCTCGATTTCGGTCGGCAGCCGAACAAAAGAAGATCATCGAAAAGGTTGCAGCCGGCGAGATCGACGTGCTGATCGGTACGCATCGCCTCGTCTCGAAGGATGTAAAGTTCAAAGACCTGGGCCTGCTTGTCATCGACGAAGAGCAAAAATTTGGCGTCAAAGTTAAGGATCGACTGAAACACCTGAGGCTCGAAGTGGACGTTCTCACTTTGACAGCGACGCCCATCCCCAGAACGCTGCACATGTCTCTGCTTGGCATTCGTGACATCAGCAACCTGACGACTCCCCCACGAGATCGCATGCCCATTGAAACTCGCGTCGGCCGGTTCGATGAAAGCCTGATTCGCAGTGCCATCATGCGAGAACTTAACCGAGGCGGGCAGGTCTACTTTGTTCACAATCGGGTCAACGATATTCAGATCATTGCCGACCGAATCAAAGCTATTGTGCCGGAAGCCACGCTGACCATCGCGCACGGACAGATGAAAGAAGATGAACTTGAATGCGCGATGCTGGATTTTGTCGGCGGCCGGGCAGATATCCTGCTGGCAACGACCATCATCGAAAGCGGACTCGACATCCCGAATGCGAACACCATGTTCATCCACCAGGCCGACATCTATGGTCTGGCCGACATGCACCAGCTGCGTGGTCGAGTTGGTCGCGATCGTCATCGGGCATATTGCTATCTTCTGCTGGAAGAAGGAAAGGCTGTCACACCCAAAGCAACTCGGCGTCTGAAAGCCATCGAAGAATACAGCGAACTGGGCGCCGGATTCCGGATCGCCATGCGCGACCTGGAAATACGCGGCGCAGGAAATATTCTGGGAACCGAACAGAGCGGTAACATTGCGGCTGTGGGATATGAACTTTACTGCCAGTTGCTGGAAAACGCCGTCCGGTCAGCAAAGAAACAGCCACTGCGTTATCAGCGGCACGTGAAGATTGAACTGCCTGTGGCGGCCTACATTCCCGACAAATACGTCAGCGAACCAAGACTGAAAATCGAAGTCTATCGACGCCTGTCTCAGGCAAATCGACTGGACCAGTTAAGCGAACTGGAAGAAGAGCTGCGAGATCGATTCGGCCCGATTCCGACGCCAACACGCCGGATGATCAATCTGCGGGAACTGAATCTGCGAGCCCTCGCCTGGGGACTCGAAAACATTCACGTTCAGGAGGGTTATGCCATTCTGCGTTATCGAAAATCAAAGCTCATCCATATGCTTTCACACCTGCATCGGGGACACCTGAAAGTCGTCGACACGCACGACGCCTACTGGCCCCTGGACGCCAATGAGCAAGACGGCCCGGCCGTGCTTGATGAACTTCTGGAAGCCTTCAAAGTCGCCGAACCGCCCATGCCCGATTGA
- a CDS encoding right-handed parallel beta-helix repeat-containing protein, producing the protein MKTVRTYKSWLKKLIQFATASTLMVSASAAYSQSPTYGRTPWDGPASGAASGVIDSNQRGFGVAFRAGHIAGHTVGRRESISNIALTPYVSPVENGLLFGDSRLSMGNNGNLVWSFGSGYRHYIPELDIVVGGNGYVDYDELTGSRLKQWGVGAEILANRWEARGNAYQTYGVTSAMTGTAIDQNSVAFVGQNIQFTRINYFAEGMRGFDSEIGMLLPGDIAERFDLRLFGGGYYYEGQNIDGFAGWNSRLQADISDRVELGLNLTNDRTFNTTVSFSVALHFGGFQSQEHTQRSAIQRFADPVRRNMNVVTAETGVALPGQVATNPLTNLPFTVAHVNSNDLIGPFTGTVTDPFNSLTTGLGSGADVVFVHAGSQFNALPDNVVNLAPGQQLLGEGLITAVSGDRIVQNTLSLGGLGTIQLPGSPTFLASNQTLARPTILNSVGNAVTMNSDTQLSGFIIDSPTGHGIFANGASDIIINDVLIQNAGGSGIELLNTADTTSIRNTIIDSVVGPAFHVDGGDGRIGFTSTSTNEDPSFAAIINSSQQAVLIENMTGGSVNMTGSTIDDTGALGVLIQNNAGNVTIDNANIVGATGTGIAVLNSSGVNTFRDTIRSATTIDGSVGNSVDIQNLAAGGQVFFENLSILNRQAGGINVVNNAGRVSFNGVNSGVVIGPAAAGTSAAVSVSGSQSGGTVSFIRPLTITGSNGRGIEILSNLSGSIFAASGAVSITGSANESIAIVNDAGETNFSGGTSIASRQDIGILIQNSSGPISFQTGTNIDNAALSVESGVRIEGSQSSVSFESLAVTNAIGNPAVSLVNNVAGVLGDPLLAFTDLVITSTGADGLFGFNNSRIRVSNGTITTTGASAVDIEESGINITLEQVNSSASPDFGIRLVETNKTNGFNLFRVTGDQTQLVVGSGGLISAAGEAGVLTMNGGQTELNYMLLDDNQNGIVVMNSGLAVDDDQYMRLYNSRISRSDVRGVYALNLISLDIRDSILDDNGDDAALGRETVFSEYDERLNDDTTTVFDQWDNPFLVTMLRNTIIDNSTDAVVIGSLSGANGAHLGIDLDRNNFTLTDTTNPTTPLDPAYPINTFDSNRLRDDAIVVRWNGPTLQNYTTNTITLSGTAPQTAFDLLTLSTTDQLDLNLSGNQLLSTVTGTITGQQTGLLMRTFGQSISSITSNNFQFAGGEGRGMEFSLAASTNMSIAGNSILDATDGGAGIIFTSVAQPSTIGINNNSIVLFDVNTTGIEEGIVFNSVSGTVNLIGNQNNLIQLGNPNSQNAFIETIFFMPAGTNNGQIIVNGIQVP; encoded by the coding sequence ATGAAGACTGTTCGCACCTACAAGAGCTGGCTGAAGAAACTGATTCAGTTCGCAACTGCATCCACACTGATGGTCTCGGCCAGCGCGGCGTATTCGCAATCGCCAACTTATGGACGAACTCCGTGGGACGGACCTGCATCTGGTGCGGCATCAGGTGTCATCGATTCGAATCAGCGCGGATTTGGCGTTGCGTTTCGAGCGGGGCATATTGCAGGACACACGGTAGGACGCCGTGAATCGATTTCAAACATCGCCCTGACGCCGTACGTAAGCCCTGTTGAAAACGGATTACTTTTCGGTGATTCTCGTTTGTCGATGGGAAACAACGGCAACCTGGTCTGGAGCTTTGGTAGCGGCTACCGTCATTACATTCCGGAACTGGACATCGTTGTCGGCGGTAACGGGTACGTCGACTACGATGAGCTGACCGGATCTCGTCTGAAACAATGGGGTGTCGGTGCTGAAATTCTGGCGAACCGATGGGAAGCTCGCGGAAACGCCTACCAGACATACGGGGTCACTTCTGCGATGACCGGCACCGCAATTGACCAGAACAGCGTGGCCTTCGTGGGACAGAACATCCAATTCACTCGCATCAATTATTTCGCGGAAGGTATGCGAGGCTTCGATTCAGAAATCGGCATGCTGTTACCGGGTGATATCGCCGAGCGATTTGACCTGCGGTTGTTCGGAGGCGGCTATTATTACGAAGGCCAGAACATCGATGGATTTGCCGGATGGAACAGCCGGTTGCAGGCTGACATATCTGATCGTGTCGAGCTTGGCCTGAATCTGACCAACGATCGCACATTCAACACCACCGTCTCTTTCAGCGTCGCGCTGCATTTCGGTGGATTCCAGAGTCAGGAACACACGCAGCGGTCTGCCATTCAGCGATTTGCTGATCCGGTTCGTCGTAACATGAATGTCGTGACGGCTGAAACCGGCGTTGCACTACCGGGCCAGGTGGCAACCAATCCACTGACGAACCTGCCATTCACGGTCGCTCATGTCAACAGCAACGATCTGATTGGCCCATTCACCGGTACTGTCACGGATCCGTTTAACTCGCTGACAACCGGCCTCGGGTCCGGAGCAGACGTCGTGTTTGTGCATGCAGGCAGCCAGTTTAACGCACTGCCAGACAATGTCGTGAACCTTGCCCCCGGTCAACAACTGCTCGGCGAAGGACTGATCACTGCAGTCAGCGGTGACCGAATCGTTCAGAACACCCTGAGCCTCGGTGGTCTGGGAACAATTCAGCTTCCCGGCTCGCCGACATTTCTTGCCAGCAACCAGACATTGGCGCGACCGACCATCCTGAACAGCGTCGGTAATGCCGTCACAATGAACAGCGATACGCAGTTGTCTGGCTTCATTATTGATTCGCCAACCGGACACGGAATATTTGCGAACGGTGCCAGCGACATCATTATCAATGACGTTCTGATTCAGAATGCTGGCGGAAGCGGAATCGAATTGCTGAACACTGCCGACACGACTTCAATTCGCAATACCATTATCGATAGTGTGGTTGGTCCGGCATTTCATGTGGATGGCGGGGATGGTCGAATCGGATTCACATCGACCAGCACGAATGAGGATCCATCGTTCGCAGCGATCATCAACAGTTCTCAACAAGCGGTGCTGATCGAGAACATGACTGGCGGCTCCGTCAACATGACAGGCAGCACCATTGACGATACAGGAGCCCTTGGAGTCCTGATTCAGAATAACGCGGGAAATGTCACCATCGACAACGCAAACATTGTTGGTGCGACGGGAACTGGTATCGCCGTATTGAACAGTTCGGGTGTTAACACATTCCGGGACACAATTCGGAGTGCAACCACGATCGATGGATCTGTCGGGAATTCTGTAGACATTCAGAACCTGGCAGCCGGCGGACAGGTCTTTTTCGAAAACCTGAGTATTCTGAATCGTCAGGCGGGCGGTATTAATGTCGTTAATAATGCAGGGCGCGTGAGCTTTAACGGTGTCAATAGTGGCGTTGTGATTGGTCCGGCCGCTGCCGGCACAAGCGCGGCCGTATCGGTATCGGGTTCACAGTCCGGAGGTACTGTCAGCTTTATCCGTCCATTGACCATCACTGGCAGCAACGGCCGTGGGATAGAGATCCTGAGCAATCTTTCCGGAAGTATTTTTGCTGCCAGTGGAGCAGTGAGTATCACCGGGTCCGCTAACGAATCAATCGCGATTGTGAACGATGCGGGTGAAACCAACTTTTCGGGCGGTACATCCATCGCTTCGCGTCAGGACATCGGTATCCTGATTCAAAATTCCAGCGGTCCCATCAGTTTCCAGACCGGAACGAACATCGACAACGCGGCATTAAGTGTCGAGAGTGGTGTTCGGATTGAAGGATCTCAGTCCTCCGTTTCCTTTGAATCGCTTGCGGTTACCAATGCAATCGGCAACCCGGCTGTTTCACTGGTCAACAATGTCGCGGGAGTCCTCGGCGATCCGCTTCTGGCATTCACGGATCTCGTAATCACGTCGACCGGCGCAGATGGTCTGTTTGGGTTTAACAACTCACGCATTCGCGTTTCCAACGGAACGATCACGACAACTGGAGCATCAGCCGTTGATATTGAAGAAAGCGGAATCAACATCACGCTGGAACAGGTCAACAGCAGTGCATCGCCCGACTTCGGCATTCGACTGGTCGAAACCAATAAAACCAACGGCTTCAACTTGTTCCGTGTCACCGGCGATCAAACGCAGCTCGTTGTCGGCTCGGGAGGGCTGATTTCTGCCGCTGGAGAAGCTGGCGTCCTCACGATGAATGGCGGACAGACAGAACTCAACTACATGCTTCTGGATGACAACCAGAATGGCATCGTGGTCATGAACTCCGGGCTCGCTGTTGACGATGATCAATACATGCGGCTTTACAATTCCCGCATTAGTCGTTCGGACGTTCGAGGCGTCTATGCCCTGAACCTGATCAGTCTGGACATTCGCGACAGCATCCTTGATGACAACGGTGATGACGCTGCACTCGGTCGAGAAACAGTCTTCTCCGAATACGACGAACGCCTGAACGACGACACCACCACAGTCTTTGACCAGTGGGACAACCCGTTTCTGGTCACGATGCTTCGTAACACGATCATCGACAATTCAACGGATGCGGTTGTCATCGGAAGTCTGAGCGGTGCGAATGGTGCCCACCTGGGTATCGATCTCGATCGCAACAACTTTACCCTGACGGACACAACAAATCCGACGACCCCGCTTGATCCGGCGTATCCGATCAACACATTCGACTCAAATCGTCTGCGTGACGATGCCATTGTTGTTCGATGGAATGGGCCAACGCTGCAAAACTACACAACCAACACCATCACTCTTTCCGGGACTGCACCTCAAACGGCATTTGATCTGCTGACGCTGTCCACAACGGACCAGCTGGACCTTAACCTGAGCGGCAACCAACTGCTGTCGACGGTCACCGGCACAATTACCGGTCAGCAAACAGGCTTGCTGATGCGAACGTTCGGTCAGTCGATCAGCAGTATCACGAGCAACAATTTCCAGTTTGCCGGGGGAGAAGGCCGCGGGATGGAATTCTCACTTGCCGCTTCCACCAACATGAGCATCGCAGGCAACTCGATTCTGGACGCAACGGACGGTGGGGCAGGTATCATCTTCACCTCTGTCGCTCAGCCTTCGACAATCGGAATCAACAACAACTCCATTGTTCTGTTTGACGTCAACACCACGGGAATCGAAGAAGGGATCGTGTTCAACTCTGTGTCCGGCACCGTGAATCTGATTGGTAACCAGAACAACCTGATTCAACTGGGGAATCCCAACAGCCAGAACGCGTTTATCGAAACGATCTTCTTCATGCCAGCCGGAACAAATAACGGCCAGATTATCGTGAACGGTATTCAGGTACCGTAA
- a CDS encoding NIPSNAP family protein, translated as MNQKQFAMGLICGVMISIAGLQLTPFTTVNAVESKTEASWLYELRTYTTPEGKLDALNARFREHTMRIFEKHGMKNIAYWNPTDKPNTLIYVIAHKDADAAKASWDAFRQDPEWKKVAEETQRDGKIVSKVESVYMTATDYSPMK; from the coding sequence ATGAATCAAAAACAATTTGCAATGGGCCTGATCTGCGGAGTGATGATCAGCATCGCCGGACTTCAGCTAACACCGTTCACCACAGTCAACGCGGTCGAATCAAAAACAGAAGCGTCATGGCTCTACGAACTGCGAACATATACCACCCCGGAAGGCAAGCTGGACGCTCTGAATGCTCGGTTCCGCGAACACACGATGCGGATCTTTGAAAAACATGGGATGAAGAATATTGCCTACTGGAATCCAACAGATAAGCCAAACACTCTGATCTATGTGATTGCTCATAAAGATGCAGATGCGGCGAAGGCATCGTGGGACGCATTTCGACAAGACCCCGAATGGAAAAAAGTTGCAGAAGAAACACAGCGGGATGGAAAAATCGTGTCGAAAGTGGAGTCGGTCTATATGACAGCCACCGACTATTCGCCCATGAAATAG